A stretch of DNA from Perognathus longimembris pacificus isolate PPM17 chromosome 14, ASM2315922v1, whole genome shotgun sequence:
aaacataaagctctgagttcaaatctccctCCCAAAATAAATCATGTAACCGAAATTTGCTGGTATTTTCTAAATAAActattcaggttttttttatacaaaaaaggatgtgtatatattaaaaacatacacatatatagcaGAATATGTACTGGAAATGCTTTTTCAGTATTTGTTTCTAaagatttaaatattaaattttatctCTTACCCTCTTCTCTGTGCATCAACCCACGCTTGGTCTCTATTATCTTTTTCAGGATCATATAGTAATTCATCATTTGTTGGAATCCTGTgccgtttcttcttttttttcttggtcacttGTGCTAATTTTCAAAAGATTAAGGACATGGCTAAGTATCATGTCTAAAGTTCACACTTCTTAAACTTAAAAGAAGCAATCTACTTGTTTATATTACCCtaagaatatttaaaaaccattcctaaaagaaatatattgcacaactagcaagaaaaaaaaaagatgacagaggggctaggaatgtggcttagaggtagagtgcttgcctagcatacttgaagccttgggtttcattcctcagtagcacataaacagagaaagctggaagtggcgctgtgactcaactgatagagtgctagccttaagcaaaagaagctcaagagcagtgcccaggccctgagttcaagccccaagactggttaaaaaacaaacaaacaaactggttaaaaaaacaaacaaacaggttgggaatatggcctagtggtaaagtgctcgccttgtattcctcagcacctcggttccatacctcagcaccacatatggtgaaaaaagccagaagtggcgctgtggctcaagaggtagagtgctagcctagagcaaaaagaagccagggacagtgctcaggccctgagtccacgccccaggactggcaacaaaaacaaaacaaataaacaaacaaacaaacaaaaaactagtatatcagctgggcactagtagctcacatttgtagtcctagctacttaggggactgaaatttgaggatcttgattcaaagccagccagggcaagaaagtccatgagactcttatctttaatcacacacaatcacacacacacacacacacacagtgtagagttgtggctcaaagtgccctgagttcaagtcctacaaccaataaaaacaaacaaaaaactagtaTCTCAAGAACTGAGTTTAAATGATAATTTACAGTTTCAAAAAGgccactcagggggctgggaatgtggctcagtggtagagtgcttgcctagcatgcatgaagccctggattcaattcctcagtaccacatacacagaaaaaaccagaagtgacattgtggctgaagttgtagagtgctagccctgagcaaaaaggagctcaggtacagtgcccaggcccaggcccagagtttaagtcccatgactgacaaaaaaaaaaaaaaaaaaaaaaaaggccactcaTAACAAATCAAAaatgagagcttttttttttgtcggtcatggggcttgaactctgggcgtgggtgctgtcctgagtagctaggattaaaggcgtaaGCCACAGCTGCCTGGCAAGAACTATTTTTGATATATAAATTCTCTGTAAGATCACATATATAAAGTACTACCAAAATCAGGGGAAACAActcaaacactaaaaaaaaaaaaaatctagctgggTACCTTGACAAGCACCTCCaggtactcaaaaggctgaagtaGAAAAACTGCTTGAGCCAAGAGTGGCAGATTGCATGCCTAATAGTCACAAGGTGCTGATTTCAGTCCTCGGTACACAcatacaggcatgcacacacgcgcgcgcgcacacacacacacacacacacacacacaaagtatgtGGTCATTGACATACATTGGacttctgttggtggtggtggtggttgtaggacttgaactcaaggtctgggcattaTTCcttggttcttttgctcaaggctagtgctctagcactttgccATACAGCACCACTTggcacttttctggtggttaactgcaaataaaagtctcacagactttcctgcctgggctggctttgaaccatgatcctcagatctcagcttcctgaagagctaggattacaggcatgagccaccagcaaacaAATCCATTGGACTTTttagtccctggggcttgaagtcagggcctgggcactttttttttttcctaaaggctagtattttaccacttaagccacagttccacttccactttttggtggttaagtggcaatgagagtctcatgaaatttcctgcgcaggctggcttcaaactaccatcctcatctctgtttcctgagtagctaggattacatgtgtgagccagcagtacctAGCAGCAAGTCAATATTTAATTCATGATACATAAAACCAAAAACCTTCTTTTACCACATAAACACATTACTACATATTCCACTGCAATTCCTGTTACAATTAAATCAGTCATTTCCAACAAAGTAGGAAAAATCTCATAGGAAAATGTAAGTAGAGACAAGTTgtaggcataaaaaaaaaaatatgaggaaGCTAAAAGACtgaatggggagggctgggaatatggcctagtggcaggagtgctcgactcatatacatgaagccctgggttcgattccccagcatcacatatacagaaaatggccagaagtggcgctgtggctcaagtggcagagtgctagccttgagcaaaaaagaagccagggacagtgctcaggccctgagttcaaggcccaggactggccaaaacaaaaacaaaaacaacaacaacaacaaaaaagactgaaTGGGGAAAGAGTGCTAAGCCAGGAGGTACTGCGCAGGACTGGCCTCGCCTCCCTCTACCCCCAGACTGCCCATACAGCACCACCCAGTGCCATGCATCATTCTGCACTCCAGATTTGCTGCTCACATCCACCGCCTGCCATTGTTCCTAAAAGATTAAACTGAGAGGGAAATCCTAACGCCAAATAGTTGTTAGGTAAGCCTTCCTCAGAATATATACTCGTAAACAAAATATGTTACTTACCTGCTTTGTCTTCATCCTCAGAATCAGAATCAAAATATATATCATCATAGTACTTTGTTGGTGCTGTTCCAATTTTCTCATTTCCTGAGGAAGACCCTATTCGAGCCAGAAGTATAGTTTACAACCATAGGATTAATACCAAAAGGAAAATCTTCCCATATCTCTCTAATCATCTCAAAATACATGATACATACTATCATGATACTATCAACCTTACTCATACTCTCATCTGGATGGTGGAATTTTCTCCCACTGGTGACTTGCTTGATTGCTGTGCCCCATGCTATTACAGGGAATTGCCCCTCCGTGATGGGAATGCTCCACACCATGAgaaaattctttctctttctttttgccagtcctggggcttgaactcagggcctgaggactactgtccctggcttctttttgctcaaggctagcactctaccacttgagccctagagccacttctggctttttctgtatatgtggcactgaggaatcaaacccagggcttcatgaatgctaggaaagcactttaccaataggccacattcccagccccgagaaaattcttctttctcccttcctacaAATCTACTTACAATAAAGAAGACATATGTTCAGGTTGCCAGCATCCATTCCATCTCTCTATCTTTTAGCCATGCAGTGGGTATCTTGGGGTAGttggtgtaggtgtgtgtgtcaaggctggcactctaccacttgagccatagccctactccctgctttttgtgattaactggagagaagagtccaagagactttccttcctgtgctggctttaaacaatcTCTTCAGATCTCCTGTTCCTAAttctgactaggattacaggcatgagccaccagcccctggtaaTATCGTATTTTAAAGgacagaatggaaaaaagaataaaaactacaCAGGAattgagtaccagtggctcatacctgtaatcctaactactcaggaagctgagctctgcaTATCAAGTTCCAAGTcctcccaggcagacaaatccaagagactcaatcTCTACTTAATCAGAATAAAGCCCGGACTAGAGAGacatgtagttcaagtggtagagcaccagctgtcaGTAAAAAAGCCAATTaaaaggagttcaagccccagtagcagcacagcacacacacacacacacacaccaccaccaccaccaccaccaccagcaccaccaccaccaccaccaccaacaacaacaacaacaaaactccacAGGAAGAAAGGGTGGATCAAGAACTACTCTTCcataaactgggtgccagtgggtcatgcctataatcctagctcctcaggaggctatgatttgAGGAtgaggctcaaaaccagcctgggcagaaaagtctgtgagactctgatctccaagtaaacaccaaaacaagccccaagtggagctgtggctcaagtagtagagcactagctttaagcagaaaagatcagggactgtgcctaggccctgagttcaagccccaggatgaaaaCACCTACACACAAAACCTAGTCTTACTCTTTCCTGCTGTACCCAGTGGCCACACCACtatttatatgtatttctttgcatgcctgtaatcctgtcttcCTCTAACACCTGCTTaacttgttgttattattattacatatttCATTTCTAATAAACAGCATATCACCATGAATATCAGTGCTGAGGAGTCCTACTTTCACAAACTACTTTTCATTTTACATAAACACCTCAAAAATGAGTCaagctgtaatcccagtactttggACGCTGAAATAATATGACCATTAATTTCAAGCCAGCCTTAACTCTACAGTAAGActctctcaaacaaacaaaaacacagccaagaaccagtggctcatgcttataaataagcctagctacttcaaagactgagatctgaggataatggttcaaataCAACTCAGACAAATTCCAAAAAATCGTTTCTCCAATCAgtgatcaaaaagccagaagtggggctgggaatatggcctagtggtaagtgctcacctcgtatacatgaagccctggattcaattcctcagcaccacatatatagtaaaagctggaagtggcgctgtggctcaagtgatagagtgctagccttgagcaaaaagaagtcagggagagtgctcaggccctgagttcaagccccaggactagcaaaaaacaaaacaaacaaacaacaacaacaacaaaaagccagaagtggaggtatggctcaagtaatagactgACCTTGAAAAAGGCTATGACAAAGTCAAGTAgaagttcaaagccctgagttcaagccccagtactgacaccaaagggggaaaaaaaaacctcaaaagaaTATATGtttcattatttattaaaatacaacaaggagcaggtactggtggcttagaCCTGtattcctagtttctcaggaggctaagatctgaggatctggaatcagtgcaggcaggaaagtcagtcctatggcttgtaggcaatgtccctgagccactttcagcttttttgagtagtttattggagataaaagtctaactgactttcctgcccaggctggcttcaaaccaggatcctcagatctcagccgcctaagtagcttggattacaggggtaagccaatGGTTCTagctctgtaagactcttatctctgataaactactcacaaaaagccaaaagtggtgctgtggctcaagtggcagagtgctagccttgagcacaaagaggctcaagtacTGCATCCAGAccctgactggcaaaaataaaaataaaaatacaacaggAATTTGTGATGATACATCATTAAATCTGACATCAGTGCCATGTAACCCTAAAAATACTTTTATGATTacatgtgtcttttttttaatcttttagtaacaactacaaaaggaaataatacaaataaacaatACTAAATACATATGACACACCCCATAGTCAGCAAATAAAACTCTGACTCAGGCTACTGAATACACTATTCTTCCACTtagtatttactgagcacctataGAAAGTGCTAGAGACCCAGAAGCCCACAGACAACATTCTTGCCTTTATGGAGCTTACaaaaacatacataaaaacaaaaccaaaagtttACCGGTTCCCAGAGAAGATAACTTGTCCTCCATTGTTTTTATGGTGGAATTTAATTcggcttccatttctttttcaaactcATCTTCACTAGATGATTCACTTTCTCCAGTAAGACATTCTCTGATGAGTTTGCGTTTTTGGTCAGGGGTTCCATGTAAAAGCACATCCACTTCATCTTCAGAGCTAGCATGTGAAACACAAAgcatattaatattaaaaatatatatatgggctgggaatatggcctaggtagagtgcttacctcgcatacatgaagccctgagtttgattccttagcactacatatatagaaaaaggccagaagtggctctgtggctcaaatggcagagtactagccttgagcaaaaaaaatagccaggacagtgctcaggccctgagttcaagccccaggactggccaaaaaagagaaaaagataatatatatatatacatctacatatatatatatatatacatatgagtcaagcactggtggatcaagcctataatcctacttacttaggaggctgagctctaaagatcatagttcaaggctagcccagcaggaaagtctgtgaaactcttatctcctattaaccaccagaaaaccagaagtggagctgtggctcaaagtggtagagctagccttgagcagaaaagtttaggaaccgtgcccaggccctaagttcaagcccccatgacttgttaaaaaaagaaaaattaaaatcagcACTTTGGATACAGCTCAATTGACAGAACATTTGTCTAGTATCTACAAAGACTTatgtttgatccacagcaccacaaaATTAATTAACTGGCTTAAAACTCCCTACTACACTGAGaaattggcttagtggtagagtgctcgactagcatgcatgaagccccctgggttcaagtcctcagtaccttataaacagaaaaggccagaaggggtgctgtggttcaaatggtagagtgctagctttgagcaaaaaaatctcagggacagggcccaggccctgagttcaagccctgggattggcaaaaacaaacaaactaactaaaaacaaacatacaaaaaaatccTCCTTACTATTTCAAATAGCAATTATCAATTGTTCAACTAATTCTGCCTATTTCCAAATATATCTTAATATCTATATAACATTTCCTCTCCTGAATGCTTATTTCTAAACTCACTGCCATTAAATTCTACATGAACATCATTTCTACATGTCatcttgtttttgttcatttctttaggACAAATGCATACAATTAGAcacaatattttattatcatgcTGCTTTCCAAAAGCACTGCACCAATTCATATTTCCATGaacattaaaatttttctcaCAGAACTGGAAGGTTAACAAACCAGTTGAAGTAAAACTTGAAATAtgcaaataatatatacataatatatcaaCAGGATATATGTTAACAATGGTAATTAAATGCTACTTAAAAGGCTGGGTtaaggatggctcaagtggtacagtatacTGCCcaacaagtgcaaagccctgagttcaaacaccagtaccaagggggaagggcacagaaataCAACAGAGAACTGCAAAAAGAGAGAAATCTAAATAATATTCCATACTCTCCTAAGCAATTTCTACCCATTTACCTTGCTTTCTGTGATTGGGTTCCCCCATTAACACATTTATAACAtaaatgtgtgcatgtgagtgtgtatgAGCACACTTTGCCTGTcctagagttttaactcagggcctgggtgctgtctctgagcttttgtgctcaaagctagcactctactacttggaccaCACCCCCACTTTCAACATTTTTGATGTTTAACTggagagatgagtctcctggactttcctgcccaggctggcttcaaatcgtgatcctcagatctcagcctcctaagtaggtaggattacaggtgtgagccactggcacctggcagattATGGCATAATTAAACCAGACATTAGAAGTGTTAAGAAACGAAATTAAATGCCTAAAACATTACGAATAGAATCAGCAGTACATAAGTAACATTGATATTAATGAACTAGTAAACAGTGAAAGAATATTTCAATCTTGTGCCTATCTTCTTCACAGAACAAAGTTTTTGAGAGTCCAGCAGAAGGTAAATCAGGAAAACACAATTCTCTTCAGTTAATCCCACTGATATTGAGACCTTAACAAAAATCTACTTCCAGAAAATGCCCCATTTGACAAATAAATTACccctgtttttactcaaggcctctTAGCTAAGCACCTTCAAGCCTCTGAGCTCTCCAATTTCATAGTCTCAATATACTGCCAGAATGTTACTCCTAAGGACTCTCATCTGCTTACTTATCCAACTCAAGAATCTTCCATTAAAATCCTTTGAGTGCAGCACTCAAACTAGTTTTGTAAGCCAGACACTAGAGACTCATggctacaattctagctacttggaaggctgagaatatgattccaggccagcccaggcagaaaacttcacAAGATCCCATGGCAACAGAACTTGGGTGTCATGGTGCTCTAGCAAGAAGCCTAAAATACATGAATTCAAATCTAGGCAGACACCTGGGCaagaagcaagatcctatctcaaaaataaccggTACATTGAGAGAAGTGATCAATCACAATCTCACACACagttaaatttgtttgttttaggatGTCCCTGGATTTTAAGAACTAttttccatgggctgggaatatggcctagtggtaaagtgctcgcctcctatacatgaagccctaggtttgattcctcagcaccacatatatagaaaaggccagaagtggcactgtggctcaagttggcagagtgctagccttgagcaaaaagaagccaggggcagtgctcagtccctgagttcaagccccaggactggcaaaaaaataaagtaaaataaattattttcctacATTAATGTAACTTTATTTTTGTGAATATAGAAACAATGTATAGAATCAAAAAAGCTAAAatgttacaagaaaaaaaaagtaaataacccatacggaaaaaaaaaaagtaaataacccatacaaaaaaagggctgggggcgcagtaaaatacctgcctagcaagttcaaggccctgtgttcaagctccagtaccaacaaaataaataaataaaactctcctttttgctattattattaaggtAAGTCTGACTCCTACTTATCTTATATATCACAATTACCCTCTCCCCACCCTTTAGTACTCAACCAGGGGCAATTTTGCCCTCATGGTACAGTTAATATGGCTCAAAACACTAGTGGCAAAGACAGAGACAACTAACATCTAGGAGATAGTCAGGGATGCTGTTAAACATCCAACAATGCACGATAtcccccaaccaaaaaaaaaaaaaaaaaaaagtatctgaaccagatgccagtggctcacacctgtaatcctaggtactcaaggggctgagattgaGTTTCAAAGGCAACGTGGGtaagaaagtatatgagactctcatatccaattaaccaccaaaaagccagaattggacctgtggctcaagtggtagagtgtcttgagtataaaagctccaggacattggggctggggatatggtctagtggcaagagtgcttgcctcctatacatgaagccctgtgttcgattccccagcaccacatatacagaaaacggccagaagtggcgctgtggctcaagcagcaagagtaaaaagaagccagggacagtgctcaggccctgagtcccagctccaggactggcaaaaaaaaaaagctccagctCCCGCCCCTGAGCCTCAGGATTGGGAGTATGCCCTGTCTGCTCTGAATCCATCACGGTGATCagattatgtaaactgcttgaccacctgagttgtggaacgttcaaggttaaacctgtgccctcccacgagTAGGCGAATCCGtgggccaattctaactagaatgataggttggttcaaacagatactatgagacagattgTAAGCGTGGCCTGGGGCAcgaggtcccagctcccaagtctaggctgctgcagccctggccggtcagttcactttttacttccccaaaaaATCTTTTTacttggggaaaaagaaaagctccaggaccatatccaggccctgagttcccaaaGCCCCATACcagtataaaaacaaataaaaaaagagctggaggatcTCTGTAGCAACAGACACAGGACAGTCTGTATCATGGCTGTCTTAATATCCATACCCTAGCtgtgatattatatatattttaatacattaaTATTGGAGAAAGTGGGAAAAGGATATATAGGATATCTGTATTATTTCAAAAACTGCATGTGATCTACAATAACTATGAAATAAAaaggtggtttctttttttagttttttaaattttatcatcaaggtgatatacagagggattagttacataagttaggtagtgagtacatttcttgtcaaacttgttaccttctccctcatttttctctcacctctcctccccaaccctcctcccaataaaaaaggttttaaaaatagatattaagctgggcaccaatagctcatgccatccttgctactcaggatgctgagatctgaagatccaggttcaaagccagtccaggcagacaaattccagagactctttttctttttcaaatgtttattgtcaaggtgatgtacaaagagaggGGTTAcagccagagactcttatctccaattaaccagcaaaaagccagaagtagatgaatggctcaagtggcagaatgctacccTTTAACAAAAacaccaagcaagagcacaaggtcctgagttcaagccccccagtgccaggacatatacacacaaaaatggaaTCATATGGCAAGACTACTCTTCTTTGCAAATTTCGAGTCCTTGTAAGTATTTCAAGAAAAGCTTGTCCTTAGCAcaggcaaaagaaataaaacagttgTGGACAGGGACGAGAGAGGAAGCAGGGGGAAAacaaggaaggggtgacagtgtccaaaaaagaaatgtactcattacttgacttatgaaatggtaatccctgTGTACAATACTCACCTTAAGAATAACAATAAGGAGGTGAgagtgtggcttggtggtagagtgcttgcctggcatgcatgagaccctgggttcaattcctcagcaccacataagcagaaagccagagtggagctgaggctcaagaggtagagtgccatcctggagcaaaaagccagggacagcactcaggccttgagtcccaagccccaggactggcaaaaaaaaaaaaataataataataataataatagaattatatattttcttaaatagaGATAAAacattatgggctgggaatatggcctagtggtagagtgctcgcctcgtatacatgaagccctgggttcaattccccagcaccacatatataggaaaaggcagtagcgctggggctcaagtggtaagagtgctagccttgagcaaaaagaagccagggcatacgccacgtggttactgtatatgattttcatacactgggtattgtatatatgcctacctgatctagggaagggaaagaaaaacaaaggtgtaagctatcacaagaaatgtactcatcgccctattatgtaactgtaccccttttgcacaacaccttgtcaacaaaatttaatttaaaaaaaaaaagccaggggcagcactcaggccctgagttcaaggcccaggactgggaaaaaaataaattatgagcCCTGCACATTTTTATCAGCTATGCCAAGAATGCAGTGTTATGACCACTCTTCATCTAGGCCATTTCCCAGTACTGTTTTGGCAGTGAGCAACCTTAAGAAATGAGATAGTGTCTCTTTTCAAGATGTATTTACTAATGCTACAAAAGAGGTAGATTCTCTAAGTTCAAGTGTTCCTTAGCCACAATGCCAACATACTGGATGTGTGGCATTTATTTGCCTCAGTGGTATGATCCAGACGACAACCAACATAACACTCTCTGTGCTATGTGCACTCTTTTCTCTCTGACCCAGAAGTCTCATGTGTGCAACTAGCTTCCATAAAACAGTAGTtctaaattagaaaaacaaagcagTAGTAGGCtctaaattaattataaaataaaatcatgtccTGACAGATATATCTGTAAACACtcagttctttttaaaataagaataggGATGGGAatatagccctgggttcaattcctcagcaccacatatatagaaaaaagccagaagtggcgctgtggctcaagaggtagagtgctagccttgagcaaaaagaaaccagggacagtgctcagaccctgagtccaagccctaggactggcaaaaagaaaatttcaggtcATCTGGAATTATAACagacaggaaaggagggagggaaggagggagggagggaaacaaggggaggagaggggacaggggatgggaagaaggagaaaggggagaaaggagggaagggaccGGGAGGGGAGTCaggtggggaagggagaaaaggggaggggaggagacgagagggagagggaaagggggaggggactaagagtggagaggggagggaagaggggaatggagggaggagaggaagagaggaga
This window harbors:
- the LOC125363257 gene encoding E2F-associated phosphoprotein isoform X2, whose protein sequence is MSRLQDDYDPYALEEPSDEEPALSSSEDEVDVLLHGTPDQKRKLIRECLTGESESSSEDEFEKEMEAELNSTIKTMEDKLSSLGTGSSSGNEKIGTAPTKYYDDIYFDSDSEDEDKAVTMVLDYGGHTSNNSQFQTVMPS